The Ostrea edulis chromosome 1, xbOstEdul1.1, whole genome shotgun sequence genomic sequence ttggTTTATTTATGTACTATTAATTATTTCAGAATTGAGAGTTACTCTTGTAAGATGGCTGGGAATGATAAGAAGCTGTTTAAGCTGATCAGTCAGGAAGGAGGGGTGGGGCCACTGGATCTTCAGGCTCTGTCCCCTCCTCAGACCGTGCTGTCCCACAGTCCTACCAAGTAAGCAGACACTCACAGTACAGTAAGATAAACACATACAAAATCACAGTCCTACCAAGTAAGCAGGCACTCACAGTACAGTAACATAAACACATACAAAATCACAGTCCTACCAAGTAAGCAGACACTCGCAGTACAGTAAGATAAACACATACAAAATCACAGTCCTACCAAGTACCGGTAAGCAGGCACTCGCAGTACAGTAAGATAAACACATACAGCCCTACCAAGTAAGCAGACACTCACAGTACAGTAACATAAACACATACAAAATCACAGTCCTACCAAGTAGGCAGACACTCACAGTACAGTAACATAAACACATACAAAATCACAGTCCTACCAAGTAAGCAGACACTCGCAGTACAGTAACATAAACACATACAAAATCACAGTCCTACCAAGTAGGCAGACACTCACAGTACAGTAACATAAACACATACAAAATCACAGTCCTACCAAGTAAGCAGACACTCGCAGTACAGTAACATAAACACATACAAAATCACAGTCCTACCAAGTAAGCAGACACTCACAGTACAGTAACATAAACACATACAAAATCAGTCCTACCAAGTAAGCAGACACTCGCAGTACAGTAACATAAACACATACAAAATCACAGTCCTACCAAGTAAACAGACACTCACAGTACAGTAACATAAACACATACAAAATCACAGTCCTACCAAGTAAACAGACACTCACTGTACAGTAACATAAACACTCACATACAAAATCAGTCCTACCAAGTAAGCAGACACTCGCAGTACAGTAAGATAAACACATACAAAATCACAGTCCTACCAAGGAAGCAGACACTCACAGTACAGTAAGATAAACACATACAAAATCACAGTCCTACCAATTACGCAGGCACTCACAGTACAGTAACATAAACACATACAAAATCACAGTCCTACCAAGTAAGCAGACACTCGCAGTACAGTAACATGAACACACCCATTTGATTGATATCTTAATCTGGTATAGTTCTAACTGTCACATAAActcatacagtaaaacatgcttatagtgaagtgccgAAGACAAAACAATTGTCATTCGTTATAAACGAAATTCATTTATGTCTAGTAAATTCATTGTAAGTTTTAAAACTACCGAGAATGAAGATCACTTTGTTGTAAGCATAAATTCATCctgtaattgtgttttactaccatggatttgtgttcggactatatcttccattttcttctacaaaggtataccatatttttacactcaggaaagaggtaatttatacctattaataaCACCCTGTGGGAAATTGGGGTAAGCggagggtattcttagtgagcattgctcacagtatctcttgtttaaaaacaaaatttccaACTATATTTTAAAGCATTTTGACGTGTACAAATTACTACAAAACAGGAAAATAACTTTTTGATTAGACGCATCTAACAAAATCAGTGATTATACATTACTTCGTTATTGAATACAGTTTCCTAATATCAATGTTGAACTTGAAGGATTAACTCATATCAATGTCTCAGTTGGCACATGTCAAAATTTCAACAGGAAAATCTGTTgtcattatgaaataaatatgtatatacacgtACTTGCATATCAGAGAAATGACAATGTTTTTAATGTGACTGACAGTCACTGTGATATGTAATGCTGTGGTGTTTTGTAGATCGTACAGTAAGAGTTTTGGCTCAGTGGAGAGTGAGGGCTACCTATGTGATACCATTCCCACAAAAACGCTCTTCTATCTGATATCAACGCTGAATGCTTCCTTTAATCCAGATTACGATTTCAGCAATGCTAAGAGTGAGGAATTCAGCAAGGAGCCCAGCATTGATGTCAGTTTAGTATACTGCGTTAGGATAGttcatatcaaatcaaaatgcatATTGTTATTTTCTTGTTTGAGAATTACAATGTCAAAGTATGTACATGTTTGTATCACACTTCAAggtaaaaactttaacctgggctatatcttttgaactaaGGGggatatgattttgatatttcacatagaGATGTCTCATGAAGAGACCATTTGGTACtaagacttttgacctagtgaccttgactGTGGACTCTGACCTACTgtccaaaaaaaattaacctaggctatatcttttgaactaagggggatagggctttgatatttcacttatagaattttttttacaatgtagTGAATAAAACCATTAGAATTGGATAATCTTGAAAATAAAACTGAGTGATTTGAGCGGGGCGAGTTTGGTTTATTGTAGTGGGTGGTTAACACAGTGGATACGCAGTTGAATGCTACGGCAGGGGAACTATTTTCTGCATTAAAACAGACTTTATGGGCAGCAGTTGATGAGGAAATCAATCTCCAGGATTGTGAAATCTACAGGTAAAAATCCCAGTGTATTTCAGATGACTTTCACACGATTTTCTTTTAGATGATAACAGCCTGTCTGAATTGAAGTCATGAATTAACATAGTTTGGCTTGTTACAAGGAATTACAAAAGACTGACAGGATGAATTGCTAGCTGTAGATAGCTCAATAAGTTGATCTGTATGTTATGATCATATGAAGTTTGAATCTAGGTCAGAAAGTTACTCAGGTATGACTTTTGTCTAGTGGTTATACAGGAGTTGACTTCAAGGGCCATTTGTGAACCCTTTTCTTTTCAAGTGTTATCTATTGTTGTATTTCAGTTTAGAATACACATTGTATAAattggtatgtgtatgtgtgtgtgtatatatatatatatatatatatatagcacaaacaaacaattataacacccaaccttacgtttacccctaggatctaaacgatacatgtgaaaatcaattaatatataaagcactaaataatcacaactaggtactgaaaattttcgccccagcccggggtcgaaccagcgacgtacggcacccaccgcctagcaagattgtcaaaccagtgcgtaagtccactcggccacaacgacttccctataaaaggaagctttgttatgctcctaaagcgctacttatacacactgatgcactctctgatccactctccttataaaatatcttaaacactgaatgacacagcgactgtgtgggattgcatcagtgtgtataagtagcgatttaggagcataacaaagcttccttttatagggaagtcgttgtggccgagtggacttacgcactggtttgacaatcttgctaggcggtgggtgccgtacgtcgctggttcgaccccggactggggcgaaaattttcagtacctagttgtgattatttagtgctttatatatatatatatatatatatatatccaaattgtgttttaaaaaaaatcacagtgtccggtataaaatattaaaagaaatagaataaacagtacacaaagttaaaaatttaatgcaagcgctttcattttataaacctcaggcgttacattttaaaatagttttgaaatggtttgacgtcatataggcgtcctaacatttcacgtacataacgacgtcattcgtttatgacgtcgttatgtacgtgaaatgttaggacgcctttatgacgtcaaaccatttcaaaactattttaaaatgtaacgcctgaggattataaaatgaaagcgcttgcgttatatttttaactttgtgtactgtttattctatttctttaatatatatatatatatatatatatatatatatataatttaaaagaataaaatccaaaatgatTACATAATAATCAACGATCAGTTCCTGCTAGTACTTTCACCTTACTTGAATCAAGACAAACTGCCTGAAGAGTCGTAAGGTGAAAGTACTAGCAGGAAcggattttattcttttaaattattcaaCAACTGTGCCGATTTCTTCATTAATtttttgacattatatatataatatatacacacattgATGTCAGTACACGTTCCCCAGCTGTTACTCAATCCATTCTGCCCGCGACAACTTTCATTGTTATCGAAAGACAATGAATAAATGATATTCAGATCTAAATCaaattttttgtaatttcaaaacatttttggaGTGACAGAGAAATTTATGATCAAACAAAAGAGGAAATGATTGAATCCAACCAATTTTGTGAAGGAACTCTATTCTTgtcaaaattacatgtaaattaagcAACCGGTACAGTATgcatgaatatttcattttgaggATAAACTTCTTGTGTCTGTCTTCATGTAAAACACAACTTTTTAGAACACCTGTAACTAAAGATTATTTGATAGAATAAAACTGTATTAAGCAGGCCAAGTGATGCtacataaaataataataataaagcctttatttatccaggattacataaTTAGcaataacgctagttttcaatatggtcctgcatataacatacatacagacagacagactacaTAAAGATGACACACTAACAATCCACCTCATTTTACAAGAAGTGTGCATACTCCTAGCATATTTAAAAACCGTGCAGCTTGcttacattttcattcatttgctGACAACATATTTCCCCACCCACTTTTCATGCTTGTGACAACTCAGGTAGCTGATGGAGTAATGTCACACCTGAGTAACTTcacatccaaaaaaaaattgacagaGCATTTTTTTTAGATATCTAGCAAACATCAGAAATCCTACAGGTCATTTGTAATTGCACTGTAAGCTTTTGAATgtgaaattttgttttacattcttCCAAAGAATAAATAAGCAAACACAAGTCTGTGATGAAATGTATGTCTCATTTCACAGCTACAATCCTGATCTGATCTCGGATCCATTCGGGGAAGAGGGCAGCATTTGGTCATTTAACTACTTTTTGTACAACAAGAAGCTGAAAAGAATAGTCTTCTTCACCTGCAGGGCTTACAGGTGAGTGACACACTCAGTAATGTGTGATCGTGAATTTACTTGTGTTGATGTAGTGATCTGTGTACACGTGCACTCATTGTACAGTGGTAATTTTCGAATACGTTTTATCATCTTGATTTCTTGTCATTACTTTTCATATGTTGGCAGTTTGACTTTTACCATGGTTGGGACTGCTAGTTTTGTATGTTCTTATTGAATTTGCAGTTGTTTGCTGATAACAGCTTAGCTTGTCAATAGCTCTGCCTGTTTCTCTCATTTTCTGCAGACAGGTGCAAAATGCCAATCCTCTTTCAATATTTTACTTGCACACATTGAAGGCATTTTCCTTGATTTTTGTTTCAATATTTTGGGTAATGATCCTGAAAGCATTACTCTCAATAAAGCAATTTGATTTTTactgatgaaaataaataccAGTATACTATACTTTCAAAGTGCTTGCACTAAGAGCCAAAAGTTTGAccaaatactgtggaatcattagaatttgtggtggctcaattttcgtggaattcgtgggtacccttcacccacgaatttacatcctcaacgaataaagacattccagagttatctttcttacaaatgtaTAAATCCATGAAATTATATCCCACGAACCCGTACAAATTTAGCAATCCACAGAAATTGgtccccacgaatttaaatgattctacagtaagGGGAAAATGACGTACATTGGCATAATTTGTATGCATTCTCGAAGATTTGATGAagagattttgaaaattctttattaaaaaaatcaaggaTAAATGTTTATCACAGTAATAAACACAGGGTCCTTCCATAGTGATTGGGACTTGTGGTAGGGTCCTTCCATAGTGATTGGGACTTTTGGAAGGGTCCTTCTcttagggctgaaacgattcgcTCCCTTCACGATacgacatatataacaaaatatatatgtctctgattttacagaagaaaccgATAATAActtcaaataaaaatttgattaCAAAGATTCAGTGTCAATTTTAAAAGCCGTTATTGGACACCATTTTGTCCCTCATACATGCAAAACTAATAAGTACAGGTCaagcctgatgtattttactgaacccaaTTTTAAGAACTGTATCAAACTGAAGATCGAGGCAATGAAGCAAACATTGAATCGAGCattaatattgaacagtatcaatATTTTGGTGAATCGTTTCACCCCTACCTTCTCTAGTGATTGGGTCCTATGAAAAGGCCCTTCCCTGGTGATTGGATCCTGTGAACGGACCCTTCTCTAGTACTTGGGTCCTGTGGTAAGGCCCTTCCCTGGTGATTGGGTCCTGTGAATGGACCCTTCTCTAGTACTTGGGTCCTGTGGTAGGATCCTTCCCTAGTGATTGGGTCCTGGCACCTGTATCTTACTGTCCCTTATGTGTTGTTTGATTGTAGTGTGTCTGCTCCGTATAATAGTGACTCGGGAATTGGCCAGGACAGCGAGATGTTTGATTATTCTGACAACATGGAGTTTTCCCAGGAGTGAGTAACCACGCAGTGTGGTGGTTTGTTTATGTGTGTCCTTGTTTGGATCTGGTCTGTTTTGTCTCCTCTCTTGGACTTTCTTTAAAATTCCAAGTGATATTGTGATATAcagtttatcattttaaaataattacaatTATCTATGTGCATTTATGGAAAggtttttcattttctatggttattttgtattgcaaaGTCATGTGTAGTTTTCTGTTCTTGAATTAAATGCCCAGAATGTCGGTCTGTTAAGAACCCAGTCCTGTTTAAAAACTGCTTTATTTTTCCCTCTATACCAAGAgagttttctttttaaagttgATTAAGTTAAATCATGTTAATGGGGTGAACTTCTTATTGTTTTCTGTCAACAAAACCCaccaatatacaattaattcaaattctgtaaatattgaaatattgatgaGATGAAAACAACAAATTATACAATCAATTTCAATTACTGTATGAAATagatttcacttttgaaaatacatgcgggtatgaactgcaatgcttcacgctGGCATACTTCCTCAAGCACTAACCATGTTGCATGTTAATACCTCTACATAAGTATACTGCCGTGAAACATTGTAGTTTGATACcctcaagtattttcaaaaatgaaatttattatttactGTGCATTTATTCCTGTCAGAACTCCCAGCCATTGAAAtaaacgtactatatttatcgaGGTTTATACATGCATTGgcacattcatgaagaaatggctatcattacaatttgtaaagatattaagatgaaatatttgaaatgtaaatattaacagATAAACTTGAAGAAATTATCGACATAACTGTATTAAAATGATACctttacacatacatgtggtaTTATAGAATatcaaaaaaagaaattatcgACATAACTGTATTAAAATGATAcctttacatatacatgtggtATTATAGAATatcaaaaaaagaaattatcgAAATAACTGTATTAAAATGATACCTTTACACATACATGGGGTATTATAGaatatcaaaaaaaaatttatcgACATTACTGTATTAAAATGATACctttacacatacatgtggtattatagaatatataaataattaactGTAATAATcacttttgaatatttttatcatgaGATACAATGAGCACCTTCGTTAAAAATTCCCACTTACCCGATTcctgaaataataaaaaaaattaaaaaggggaaaatgtttttttatattaactatataaatttaatgtacatgtattaaaacatGTTACCAACCCTGTAGAAAGTTGTGTAAATTCCACTGTGCTAAACTTTCATGATTTGTTTCAATAGTACAATCGAGATAGTTTATCATGTTATAGGAAAATCGACTTTTAAAATTTCGATTAAAAAAGCATTGAAATATTGTTAATATGTTATTCATTATAGGTTTAATTTCATGGAAAAATGATAATTCGTGAATATACTGAAATTGAAAACCATGGTGTTAATTTCTCAATCtacatatgtaattaaaattccCAAAGCTGTTTGTCTTAATGTCTTgttttattttagatttttttttttacagggaTCTCTCGATGGAATGATGATAGTGTGATTTACCCATACCATTTCTGAAAACTGGGAGAGTTACACGCCCTTCATTCACACTCCTGTCACAGCAAGGCGCCCCAGCTTCatgattttgatttatttgacTTGCCACATAGAATAGTTAATTTTTTGTCTCCTCTAGATACCAGCATTTTTATTTCCTATGGgagaacaaatttgaatattctCGCATGCTGTGATCTTCTACTCAACTGTAAATATTACTTCTGttttgggggaaaaaaattgtgtatttaaaATGAGAACTTGTTTGTTGTTATGTGCAAACTTTTTGTAGAGATATAGCTTTTATACTCAATTCTATtttttctattcttagcctcgtTTGCTTTGTTAGTATTAGTTGAAGaaaatttttatcatttgttATTGTTGACTGGTTCTATTTTGTTTAAACTACAAGTTCAGAGCAGAAATCCACCTGTAGCAGTTAATTTTGTCTATAGAAAACACCTGCCtttgtggggtgggggtggggggggggggggggagattcACTGCTTCTAACAAAATGGCCACCAAAACACTACAAACAATTCAGAATATGGAAATAAATTGACTTAATTAGACAGTGCATGTCTTAGTGATATCAAGAGAAAGGGACAGAgaaaaatgcatgtgtaaataCAGAAACTTTGAATGCTGCGAATTATAGGCACATGTATCAACATTCCCCACAACATCAAATAGTGCACGGCGTTACTTACCTGGAAGAATCCTCGTCTCGAAAGCTCTCAGCACGATCATAAATCGACAGAGGAAAATTGGCAATGGAGATGCATAATGTGAAACATGTGTTAACCGAAATCAGGTGTTTGACACCTAAAAAGGACGGCAATATAGACATGTAATGTAAAGTGATAAATAAGGGAGGTAAATGTATTGTGATAGGGACACAATGGAAATCCCCTCCCATGGAAGTGTTGGGGGAAACAATGGATTGTGGGTGGAGACAATGGAAATTTaacaccacccccccccccccctggaaatGTCTGTGCATTATGAAACACTGTAAAGTGGGGATGAGTTTGTCTCCAAGACTTGTCTAAAGAGAAGCAGGGATTTCACAagaaaacgaaaaaaaaaaccaaaaaaaaaaaccatcaaTCTGATGGAAAATGGCCTCATCAGTGTTTTAGATACTTTTCAGTGGTTTTCTGTAAGAATATAACTCCATTAATCACTGTTGAAACTTGTTCTGAGAAATTATATTTCTGTCTTTGTACAGTTCACTCATGTGTTATAACCATCAATCagtaaattgtttttattttaagaacATATGATGTTTGttgttattcaatattttttcctGTGGATTCTGTAGAGAGTATTCAGACTTTTTATTTGGGTCATCCCAGCTCTGATAAAGCCCGGGACCTACTGTAGAGTCATTGAAATTCGTGGGGGCTAAATATCCtggattgtggagattttacagtttcgttgggatgtaatttttgtagattgtggagattttacagtttcattgggatgtaatttttatgccccccagatcgaagatcggggggcatattgtttttgtcctgtctgtcattctgtctgaaactttaaccttgctaataacttttgaacagtaagtgatagaggtttgatatttcacatgagtattccttgtgaccagacctttccgtaggtaccaacatttttgaccctgtgatgttgaccttggagtttgacttattttttgaaaactttaaccttactaataacttgaacagtaagtgatagagctttgatatttaacatgagtattccttgttacaagacctttccattggtattggaccttttgaccttgacatttgacctacttttaattttttttacattggtcataacttctaaatggtaaatattagagctttcatattgtacatgagcacttcttttgacaagatcttctactggtaccaaaatatttgcccttgtgaccttggccatctttggaattggccattatcgggggcatttgtgtttcacaaacacatcttgtagATTGTGGAGATTTTGCAGTTtcattgggatgtaatttttgtagattgtggagattttacagtttcattgggatgtaatttttgtagattgtggagattttacagtttcattgggatgtaatttttgtagattgtggagattttacagtttcattaGGATGTAATTTCGTGGTTATGTTTTATGTATtaattgtgtatttcattgtggtttgaaattcgtAGGATAGGGGTACATATTTTAATCTAATGATTCTACATGACCTTAACCTCAGTGTGATGATACACCAATTTACAAATGATAATGTTTGTAAACACTTTGCCTGCAACTAAACTTGTAAACGATTGTGCACGTCTAGTATTAGAGATACacagacttttaaaaatatgcaaTGAAAATGTTACTGGTGGAATATTAGGGACATATATATTGACCTTTACTCAATAACCTTATGATAATTATAGCAGGAAGttattttcattagatttaaaagGTCGGGGAAAACTACCATGAAAATTTCCCTTCAGAAAGGAAACCTGAAGGGAAAATGTAGAGTTCAATGCCACACTGGGGAAGGGTGTAACGGTTAGATTAATTAGATTGTGTTCCACACCACATGTTGGCtcagaaatctttcaaattgACTGTTGGCACataaaatgaataatattaAGGAGGTGTACTGCATTGTcacaatggctgacttccttttaaaacatggatgaacaTATTAATATCAGCAAAATTTGTCCATTCCTTTTCGATTTAAAtgcctagctgagtaggttagcatgttgacagcaggatttaaaaaaaaaatttattcagGTACTTcccattaaaactattttttgactaaataaagtgaatttgaaGGGTTTTTTGGACAATTgacataatggctgacttcctttaaaaacatggatgaaaaaatatcagcaatatatgacttttccttttcaatacAAATACCTTGccaagtagctcagtaggtttagCATaccaactgctgaactgtagtaAGAACCACTTGAATCCCTATCAGGGTTCGACACTAATGCTTGTCCAGTAGCTCGAGGCTAATACATTTTGCCCCGGACTATTAGAATATCAGTTACGAGTAGTCAGGTGGACTactgaaaaattaaaatcctaATGGAAGGGACTAATGTCTAATCTTGAGTGCAACCGCATAAATTCTGCCCTTTAGCTTGTATCACTGCAATGCAAGCATATAATCTACACCCAAAACGTGGTTTGATGAATAAATCAGTAAAATCAGATGCTAAGTTTATTAGAATGTCATTTTGTAACAGAAATGCTGGATTTTACTtctagattttgaaaaaaaatttgagcGAGATCCCCCCGGACCCCCGCCACCATAAGGAGGAAAGCGCCATCCCACACTGCCCCACCACCTTGTCCCTTTGTGACTTCGCTGACTGCCTCCGGTAGCCGGACTAGCTACTGACCTGGACTAGTTAATTACAGAATCTGCTAGTCCTTTGGACTACTATGGTGAAAAAGTTAGTGTCGAACACTGCCTATTGAAGCGCCCCTCCCCTAgcccatgattttaagaaagatGAATCTGTATTATCTGAGGATATTTGCATATTAGTGAtgacaaatcatggccctgctgttcttaTTCGTAACAgtagaagttaaaaatgtgaaaagtttacagacagatagacagacactggacaaaatgtgatcagaaatgCTCGCTAAAGCCATGA encodes the following:
- the LOC125670878 gene encoding repressor of RNA polymerase III transcription MAF1 homolog isoform X3, giving the protein MKLLENSRFEQINSALNMQLETSRIEGRIESYSCKMAGNDKKLFKLISQEGGVGPLDLQALSPPQTVLSHSPTKSYSKSFGSVESEGYLCDTIPTKTLFYLISTLNASFNPDYDFSNAKSEEFSKEPSIDWVVNTVDTQLNATAGELFSALKQTLWAAVDEEINLQDCEIYSYNPDLISDPFGEEGSIWSFNYFLYNKKLKRIVFFTCRAYRDLSME
- the LOC125670878 gene encoding repressor of RNA polymerase III transcription MAF1 homolog isoform X1 — encoded protein: MKLLENSRFEQINSALNMQLETSRIEGRIESYSCKMAGNDKKLFKLISQEGGVGPLDLQALSPPQTVLSHSPTKSYSKSFGSVESEGYLCDTIPTKTLFYLISTLNASFNPDYDFSNAKSEEFSKEPSIDWVVNTVDTQLNATAGELFSALKQTLWAAVDEEINLQDCEIYSYNPDLISDPFGEEGSIWSFNYFLYNKKLKRIVFFTCRAYSVSAPYNSDSGIGQDSEMFDYSDNMEFSQEDLSME
- the LOC125670878 gene encoding repressor of RNA polymerase III transcription MAF1 homolog isoform X2, which encodes MKLLENSRFEQINSALNMQLETSRIEGRIESYSCKMAGNDKKLFKLISQEGGVGPLDLQALSPPQTVLSHSPTKSYSKSFGSVESEGYLCDTIPTKTLFYLISTLNASFNPDYDFSNAKSEEFSKEPSIDWVVNTVDTQLNATAGELFSALKQTLWAAVDEEINLQDCEIYSYNPDLISDPFGEEGSIWSFNYFLYNKKLKRIVFFTCRAYSVSAPYNSDSGIGQDSEMFDYSDNMEFSQE